From the genome of Desulfuribacillus stibiiarsenatis, one region includes:
- a CDS encoding sensor histidine kinase has translation MVRIRISYKLTLLFLIFVILIQSAHFFFLYSGLYNQRIEEEVQVAFDRAKNYRDMLEDSYNQETIDFIMRLEKHPSNILILMDDNHKLIHSSNELLFEHLEIANEMMIERNCPDNYQDEILLREPYFVFLSPLISNNSFQGCIIMITDMEHIHLVADKFKTYFMMVAVVTAFLFLITIYVLSQFISLPLTRMNEAAKQLRLGNYQVKLNMHRDDELGELASSIQSLSNNLEKVQRERSEFLASISHELRTPLTYLRGYADVAQRKISEEEREKYLKIIHEESKRLTTLVENLFDLAQADRHQLTIQKECVNIGSLSANILQKFELVARERGIMIEFQSADDVFVNVDPLRFGQVIMNVVDNAIKYSPNQSKIIFSIKQVNTKVIISVQDFGQGIPDDQITNVFERFYRVDLSRARETGGTGLGLAITKEIVDLHHATINISSTLGIGTTVTIELESEIHEKSSNR, from the coding sequence GTGGTTAGAATCAGAATCTCTTATAAACTGACGCTGCTCTTTCTAATATTCGTAATCTTAATTCAATCGGCTCATTTCTTCTTTTTATATTCTGGTCTTTATAATCAGAGAATTGAGGAAGAGGTACAAGTTGCTTTTGATAGGGCAAAGAATTATCGCGATATGTTAGAAGATTCTTATAATCAGGAAACAATTGACTTTATCATGAGGCTAGAAAAGCATCCTAGCAACATACTGATTCTTATGGATGACAATCATAAGCTAATTCATTCTTCCAATGAATTACTGTTCGAACACCTTGAAATTGCAAATGAGATGATGATTGAGAGGAATTGTCCTGACAACTATCAAGATGAGATACTATTGAGGGAACCTTATTTTGTCTTTTTGTCTCCCTTGATCAGTAACAATAGCTTTCAAGGATGTATTATTATGATTACAGATATGGAACACATACACCTTGTAGCCGATAAATTTAAGACATATTTTATGATGGTTGCAGTTGTCACAGCGTTCTTGTTCCTAATAACGATTTATGTATTATCGCAATTCATATCGCTTCCCTTAACAAGGATGAATGAAGCTGCAAAACAATTACGATTAGGAAACTATCAAGTGAAACTAAATATGCATCGGGATGATGAGTTGGGTGAACTGGCCTCTTCTATTCAATCTCTTTCTAATAATCTTGAGAAAGTACAACGCGAAAGATCAGAGTTTTTAGCAAGCATTTCCCATGAACTACGAACACCGCTTACATATTTAAGAGGGTATGCGGATGTTGCTCAGAGAAAGATTAGTGAGGAAGAAAGAGAGAAATACTTAAAGATTATCCACGAAGAATCTAAGCGACTTACGACGTTAGTGGAGAATTTGTTTGATTTAGCGCAGGCTGACCGACATCAACTTACAATTCAAAAAGAATGTGTGAATATCGGATCATTATCCGCAAATATTCTGCAGAAATTTGAGTTAGTTGCTCGTGAAAGAGGCATTATGATAGAATTCCAATCTGCAGATGATGTATTTGTGAACGTAGATCCATTGCGATTTGGCCAAGTCATCATGAATGTAGTAGATAACGCTATTAAATATTCACCCAATCAATCAAAAATTATATTCTCAATAAAACAAGTCAATACAAAAGTGATAATTAGCGTGCAAGACTTTGGCCAAGGGATACCTGATGATCAAATTACAAATGTATTTGAACGTTTCTATCGAGTGGATCTATCGCGGGCTCGAGAAACTGGAGGAACAGGGCTAGGTTTAGCTATTACTAAAGAAATCGTAGATCTTCATCACGCCACTATTAACATTTCTAGTACCCTTGGGATTGGAACAACAGTTACCATAGAATTGGAGAGTGAAATCCATGAAAAGAGTTCTAATCGTTGA
- a CDS encoding SHOCT domain-containing protein, whose product MMGYGHMGGVYGFPWMMVGMMIFWALLILAGIFMLKSFISGKHSSLASPDSLEILKIRLVKGEINEEEYLKLKELITK is encoded by the coding sequence ATGATGGGATATGGACATATGGGCGGCGTCTATGGCTTCCCTTGGATGATGGTAGGAATGATGATATTTTGGGCATTGCTAATTCTAGCTGGTATCTTTATGCTGAAAAGCTTTATTTCAGGTAAACATAGCTCCCTAGCTTCACCAGATTCTTTGGAAATTTTAAAAATTCGTTTAGTAAAAGGAGAAATTAACGAAGAAGAATATTTAAAACTTAAAGAACTGATCACAAAATAA
- a CDS encoding DUF2680 domain-containing protein, translated as MKKSLIVFAALAVIIAFAVPGVFAATTPQQQEIDAIQKQMIELRKQLVDQYVAAGQITKEQADLMKQRLDAAPQTSGELQRGFGRGMGRGGCGQAGPGVAGGCGGPGSCGVQTEVAPSNTNL; from the coding sequence ATGAAAAAGTCGTTAATTGTTTTCGCAGCACTTGCAGTCATTATTGCTTTTGCTGTTCCTGGAGTTTTTGCAGCAACTACTCCACAACAACAAGAGATTGATGCGATTCAAAAGCAAATGATTGAGCTTCGCAAACAACTGGTAGATCAGTATGTTGCCGCAGGGCAAATCACTAAGGAGCAAGCGGATTTAATGAAACAACGCTTAGATGCAGCGCCACAAACTTCTGGTGAGCTTCAGCGTGGTTTTGGTCGTGGTATGGGTAGAGGTGGCTGCGGGCAAGCTGGTCCTGGTGTAGCAGGTGGATGCGGTGGACCTGGAAGTTGCGGTGTTCAAACAGAAGTAGCTCCATCGAACACGAATTTGTAG
- a CDS encoding PLDc N-terminal domain-containing protein translates to MELIGISLVGALFIFMIVIGLFILNIATSIWAYRDAKRKGKSNEYSLIVLVATIVFPIIGLIIYFIIRND, encoded by the coding sequence ATGGAGCTAATAGGTATTTCTTTAGTAGGCGCGCTATTTATATTTATGATTGTTATTGGACTATTTATCTTAAATATTGCGACTAGTATATGGGCTTATAGAGATGCGAAAAGAAAAGGGAAGAGTAATGAATACTCGTTAATTGTTTTAGTAGCTACAATAGTTTTTCCGATTATTGGATTGATTATTTATTTTATAATTCGGAACGACTAG
- a CDS encoding cytochrome ubiquinol oxidase subunit I, which translates to MLDVLLLSRLQFTFTAIVHYFFIPLTLGLAVLIAYMEYKYWRTNSPLYDKMSRFWTKLFLVNFAIGVATGITMEFQFGTNWAAYSRYVGDIFGAPLAAEGVFAFFLESTFIGLLVFGRDKISRGMRFFAALMVAFGTNLSAFWILAANSWQQTPAGYKINEELNRAEMTSFFDAVFNPSTLVRFSHVLEGAYITAAFFIMAVSAYYLLKKKNVELAKESMKIAVVFGLVFALLQPISGHSHATQVAELQPAKLAAYEAHWETRENAPLLLFAIPDYANETNKFEIGIPGMLSFLTYLDASQPVTGLKDIPAEERPPVLSTFLSFRIMVGIGMFMIAWMIYLAILARKGTLYTNQFALKYALYFLPLPIIANSFGWVVTELGRQPWTVYGLITTAESVSHLTAIEVLISLVLFMGIYTFLGYLMVYLMVKEIKKFNMDTDITSDTPVGPAKGVTV; encoded by the coding sequence GTGTTAGATGTATTATTACTATCTAGACTGCAATTTACATTCACTGCAATCGTTCACTACTTTTTTATACCACTAACTTTAGGTTTAGCTGTTTTAATCGCTTATATGGAATACAAGTATTGGAGAACTAATAGCCCTTTATATGATAAAATGTCCCGCTTCTGGACAAAATTGTTCCTAGTAAACTTTGCAATAGGTGTTGCGACAGGTATTACAATGGAATTCCAATTTGGAACAAACTGGGCAGCATATTCACGTTATGTAGGTGATATTTTCGGTGCGCCACTTGCTGCTGAAGGAGTATTTGCTTTCTTCTTAGAATCTACTTTTATAGGGTTACTTGTATTTGGTAGAGATAAGATTTCAAGAGGCATGAGATTTTTTGCAGCACTAATGGTAGCATTCGGAACGAACCTTTCGGCGTTCTGGATTCTAGCTGCGAACTCTTGGCAACAAACTCCTGCAGGATACAAAATTAATGAAGAGTTGAATCGTGCAGAAATGACAAGCTTTTTTGATGCAGTATTTAACCCATCTACATTAGTTCGTTTTTCTCACGTTCTTGAAGGAGCATATATTACAGCTGCGTTCTTCATCATGGCTGTAAGTGCATACTACTTATTGAAAAAGAAAAATGTAGAGTTAGCAAAAGAATCTATGAAAATTGCTGTAGTATTTGGTCTTGTATTCGCATTGTTACAACCCATTTCTGGACACTCTCACGCAACACAAGTAGCGGAGCTACAACCTGCAAAGCTCGCTGCTTATGAAGCACATTGGGAAACAAGAGAAAATGCGCCACTTTTACTATTCGCAATCCCTGATTACGCAAACGAGACAAACAAATTTGAAATCGGAATTCCTGGAATGCTAAGTTTCTTAACTTACTTAGATGCAAGTCAACCAGTTACTGGACTAAAGGATATACCTGCAGAAGAAAGACCACCTGTATTAAGTACATTTTTATCCTTTAGAATCATGGTCGGTATAGGGATGTTTATGATTGCATGGATGATCTACTTAGCAATTTTGGCGAGGAAAGGTACATTATACACGAATCAATTTGCGTTAAAGTATGCATTGTATTTCTTACCATTACCGATTATCGCAAACTCATTTGGTTGGGTTGTTACGGAGCTAGGGAGACAGCCTTGGACAGTATACGGTCTCATCACAACTGCTGAAAGTGTATCACATTTAACAGCAATTGAAGTGTTAATTTCTCTAGTGTTATTCATGGGGATTTATACATTCCTTGGATATTTAATGGTGTACTTAATGGTGAAAGAAATTAAGAAGTTTAACATGGATACAGATATTACATCTGATACACCTGTAGGTCCTGCAAAGGGGGTTACTGTATAA
- a CDS encoding multiheme c-type cytochrome → MFNTLNKRQQLIRILQLCIILLVFTTLIGCGIFKRDAQQPPANDEAVEPTVVFDPGSFEDPTVCKTCHGDIYKAWEGSMHAYAWTSNFYQHDYQQGNSETNGGTEFFCGACHAPIAARTGLLPPADASKFDEVSHKGVSCDFCHTISDVLATHNMNSVSEPGNTKLGPNGDGQSGYHQIQGSQLYRSAEFCGACHNVDHPTTNVGVITTFDEWQASSYAADGIVCQDCHMTPTPGVAKNPGKAAIMGPNREHVATHYFEGGSTYSFMQQGSDQHAQMASERLKAAATVDLDATRNDKGIELTVNVTNVGAGHNIPTGVSYIRKMWLEVTLSDNKGQIVYRSGHPDDNNFIDPDAVFYRKVFKDASGNLTSKSWLAEGIGYNRTIPPKGTDSEVYQIPVEGNNFNAQVRLMYRSFSQDNMVRVMGEDAPHIDSIEMAKANITIQ, encoded by the coding sequence ATGTTCAACACACTTAATAAACGTCAACAATTGATTAGGATATTACAGCTTTGTATTATATTACTTGTTTTTACTACATTAATAGGCTGTGGTATTTTTAAAAGAGATGCCCAACAACCTCCAGCGAACGATGAAGCGGTGGAACCAACAGTGGTATTTGATCCAGGGTCTTTTGAAGATCCTACGGTATGTAAAACATGTCATGGTGACATATATAAAGCTTGGGAAGGTTCTATGCACGCTTATGCTTGGACAAGTAATTTTTATCAGCATGACTATCAGCAAGGAAACTCAGAGACAAATGGTGGTACTGAATTCTTCTGCGGGGCTTGTCATGCGCCAATAGCTGCTAGAACAGGACTATTACCGCCAGCCGATGCAAGTAAATTTGATGAAGTTTCACACAAGGGTGTTTCTTGTGATTTTTGCCATACCATTTCAGATGTTTTAGCTACCCATAATATGAACAGTGTATCAGAGCCAGGCAATACGAAGTTAGGCCCTAATGGTGATGGACAATCTGGTTATCATCAAATTCAAGGTTCGCAGTTATATCGCTCGGCAGAGTTTTGTGGTGCTTGTCATAATGTGGATCATCCAACAACAAATGTCGGCGTAATAACGACTTTTGATGAATGGCAGGCTAGTAGCTATGCTGCAGACGGTATTGTTTGTCAGGATTGTCATATGACACCAACTCCTGGTGTAGCCAAAAATCCTGGAAAAGCTGCTATAATGGGGCCAAATCGGGAACATGTAGCTACCCACTATTTCGAAGGTGGCAGTACATACTCGTTCATGCAACAAGGGAGCGACCAGCATGCGCAAATGGCAAGTGAACGGTTAAAAGCTGCAGCTACCGTGGATTTAGACGCTACTAGAAATGATAAAGGTATTGAACTTACTGTAAACGTTACGAATGTTGGTGCGGGACACAATATTCCTACTGGAGTCTCTTACATTCGGAAAATGTGGTTGGAGGTTACACTCTCAGATAATAAAGGCCAGATTGTGTATCGCTCAGGACATCCCGATGATAATAACTTTATTGATCCTGATGCTGTCTTCTATCGTAAAGTCTTTAAAGATGCCAGTGGTAATTTAACAAGTAAAAGCTGGTTAGCAGAAGGTATTGGTTACAATCGTACGATTCCTCCTAAGGGGACAGATTCGGAAGTATATCAAATCCCAGTAGAAGGAAATAACTTCAATGCACAGGTTCGTTTAATGTATCGTTCATTCTCTCAAGACAATATGGTACGAGTTATGGGAGAAGATGCACCGCATATAGATAGTATAGAAATGGCAAAAGCAAATATTACAATCCAATAG
- the cydB gene encoding cytochrome d ubiquinol oxidase subunit II → MDLNAIWFLLVGVLIIGYAILDGFDLGIGSLFYLLGKTEDEKKTLINSIGPVWDGNEVWLLTGGGALFAAFPFVYATVFSGFYLAMMLVLFGLIFRAIGIEYYFKSDDDKQIQGLLGKMFFIGSFLPALLFGVAVGNVVVGIPLDEAQNYAGNFFGLLNPYALCLGIVGLLGFLLQGSTYTAIKTEGALQKRAVGFANTFCWSLLVAWILGGVATYLFAPHMFTNYSAMPVLYALPILTLVCMASIPFFLKAAAYGKAFIASSLVIATKVLTIAGGLFPNLVISTNTEHLTIYNASSTELTLTVMLIIAVIGVPIVLVYTGYVYYVFRGKATPERQGY, encoded by the coding sequence ATGGATTTAAATGCGATTTGGTTCTTACTTGTTGGTGTTTTAATCATTGGATATGCAATTCTTGATGGATTTGATTTAGGAATCGGTAGCTTATTCTATCTTCTTGGAAAAACAGAAGATGAGAAGAAAACGTTAATTAACTCAATTGGTCCAGTATGGGACGGTAATGAGGTTTGGTTATTAACTGGTGGTGGAGCGTTATTTGCAGCTTTCCCATTCGTTTACGCAACTGTATTCAGTGGTTTCTACCTAGCAATGATGCTAGTACTATTTGGCTTAATCTTCCGTGCAATTGGAATAGAGTATTATTTCAAGTCGGACGATGATAAGCAAATACAAGGTCTTTTGGGTAAAATGTTCTTTATCGGCAGTTTCTTACCAGCACTTCTATTCGGTGTTGCAGTAGGTAACGTAGTAGTAGGGATTCCTTTAGATGAAGCACAGAACTATGCTGGTAATTTCTTCGGATTATTAAATCCGTATGCATTATGCTTAGGGATTGTAGGGTTACTTGGATTCTTACTACAAGGTTCAACTTACACTGCAATTAAAACAGAAGGTGCTTTACAGAAACGTGCCGTTGGTTTTGCTAATACATTCTGCTGGTCATTATTGGTAGCTTGGATTCTAGGTGGAGTGGCAACTTATCTATTTGCTCCGCATATGTTCACAAACTATAGTGCAATGCCTGTATTGTATGCTCTTCCAATTTTAACACTAGTATGTATGGCGTCTATTCCATTCTTCCTAAAGGCTGCAGCATATGGTAAAGCATTCATTGCTAGTTCCCTAGTGATTGCAACAAAGGTTCTCACAATTGCAGGTGGATTATTCCCGAACTTAGTAATTTCTACAAACACAGAACACTTGACTATCTATAATGCTTCTTCAACTGAACTTACATTAACAGTAATGTTAATTATCGCAGTCATCGGAGTACCTATCGTCTTAGTTTACACTGGCTATGTGTACTATGTATTCCGTGGAAAAGCTACTCCAGAGCGTCAAGGATACTAA
- a CDS encoding RrF2 family transcriptional regulator encodes MILNQATDYGFRIVLFLSRQGIGVRTEAQQISEHENIPERFLFKIMRKLTKTGIVKSYRGANGGFTVGRAPEDITLLNIVEAIEGPICVNVCFKGANHCNKSFTKHCVVHQELAKLRQDITARLSNIDFKSLLEKENTLKEGDQVFCCNSVS; translated from the coding sequence GTGATATTAAATCAAGCTACTGATTATGGATTTCGCATCGTATTATTCTTATCAAGACAGGGTATCGGGGTTCGAACAGAAGCGCAACAAATTAGTGAACATGAGAATATACCAGAAAGATTTTTGTTCAAAATCATGAGGAAACTAACGAAGACGGGAATTGTAAAATCTTATAGAGGAGCGAATGGTGGTTTTACAGTAGGTCGCGCTCCAGAAGATATTACGTTATTGAATATAGTAGAAGCAATTGAAGGTCCTATTTGTGTCAATGTTTGCTTTAAAGGGGCAAATCATTGCAACAAGAGCTTTACTAAGCATTGTGTAGTGCATCAAGAGTTAGCAAAGTTAAGGCAGGATATTACTGCCCGACTTAGCAATATAGATTTCAAATCTCTTCTTGAGAAAGAAAATACTTTGAAAGAAGGTGATCAAGTCTTTTGTTGTAACAGTGTGAGTTAA
- a CDS encoding response regulator transcription factor yields the protein MKRVLIVDDEERMQELLKLYLTPHRYVCDSASTAGDALELLKRSAYDLALLDVMMPGISGWELCQVIREQYKIPVIMITARSAKEDIVKGFKLGSDDYIIKPFDEDVLIARIDAVLRRSIPQTTATTTNESFVIDEESHEITYKGISIPLTAKEFNLIHLLAKHPKRVYKREQLMDIIWGYDTDTEDRTIDSHIRNIREKFRKAGFPIDEYLKTIWGIGYRWEKEVAK from the coding sequence ATGAAAAGAGTTCTAATCGTTGATGACGAAGAGCGCATGCAAGAATTACTAAAGCTATATTTAACCCCCCATCGTTATGTCTGTGATTCTGCATCGACTGCTGGCGATGCCCTTGAATTGTTAAAACGCAGTGCTTATGATTTAGCATTATTAGATGTGATGATGCCAGGTATTAGCGGGTGGGAATTGTGTCAGGTGATTAGAGAGCAATATAAGATTCCTGTCATCATGATAACTGCTAGAAGTGCGAAAGAGGATATTGTAAAGGGATTCAAGCTAGGTAGTGACGATTATATTATTAAGCCATTCGATGAAGATGTTCTGATCGCTAGAATAGATGCGGTGTTACGTCGTTCAATTCCCCAGACTACGGCAACAACTACTAATGAATCATTTGTCATCGATGAAGAATCGCATGAAATTACGTATAAAGGCATTTCGATTCCACTTACTGCGAAGGAGTTCAATCTGATACATTTGTTAGCGAAACATCCTAAACGGGTATATAAAAGAGAACAATTGATGGACATAATATGGGGGTATGACACCGATACGGAAGATCGTACGATTGATTCCCATATAAGGAATATTCGAGAAAAATTTCGAAAAGCGGGCTTTCCTATAGACGAATATCTAAAAACAATATGGGGCATAGGTTATCGCTGGGAGAAGGAGGTTGCGAAATGA
- a CDS encoding superoxide dismutase family protein, with the protein MYSYIYNQQRAVAYIKGGPLAPNIQGIVYFDSVPGGTEITVEVQGLPPFQPATNDQDPIGPHGFHIHDHGTCEIGNPADPFQAAGGHWNPRNQPHGNHAGDFPVLFSNNGYSRMSFFSNKFEVSEAIGKAVIIHQNPDDYRSQPAGDAGKRLACGVIQWETCNVCPVYRY; encoded by the coding sequence ATGTATTCCTATATTTACAACCAACAAAGAGCAGTAGCCTATATTAAAGGGGGGCCCTTAGCACCTAATATCCAAGGAATTGTCTATTTTGACAGTGTTCCTGGCGGTACAGAAATCACAGTAGAAGTGCAAGGTTTACCACCGTTTCAACCAGCTACAAACGACCAAGACCCCATCGGACCACACGGATTTCATATACACGATCATGGAACTTGCGAGATAGGCAATCCAGCAGATCCATTTCAAGCAGCAGGAGGACACTGGAATCCAAGGAACCAACCTCATGGCAATCATGCTGGCGACTTCCCCGTGTTGTTTTCAAACAACGGATATTCCCGCATGAGTTTTTTTAGCAATAAGTTCGAAGTATCCGAAGCAATCGGTAAAGCCGTAATTATCCATCAAAACCCTGATGACTATCGCTCTCAACCTGCAGGCGATGCTGGAAAAAGACTTGCATGTGGAGTAATCCAATGGGAAACATGTAACGTTTGTCCTGTATATCGTTACTAA
- a CDS encoding GDSL-type esterase/lipase family protein yields MKIIGLGDSITGGYPYSQNDSWFNLVCEKLNVEFVNMGVNGDLTSGMLKRLPDALLNNPDMVIILGSTNDAFHHIPLEEVIETFKRMVDMLKTADPNLVVILGIPIPIDNYEEEQILDLYRQWIQTYAAKQEIPTIDFYSAITSPNTHRICEEYDEDGCHPNLFGHKKMAEVAEVVLLKFCKSI; encoded by the coding sequence ATGAAAATCATAGGTTTAGGGGATTCCATTACGGGTGGTTATCCGTATTCACAAAATGACTCTTGGTTTAATCTTGTTTGTGAAAAACTTAATGTGGAGTTTGTTAACATGGGAGTGAATGGGGACTTAACGAGTGGTATGTTAAAACGACTACCTGATGCTCTTCTGAATAACCCTGATATGGTGATTATTCTTGGAAGTACAAATGATGCATTTCATCATATTCCATTGGAAGAGGTAATAGAAACATTCAAAAGAATGGTAGATATGCTTAAAACTGCGGATCCTAATTTAGTAGTGATTTTGGGGATTCCCATACCAATTGATAATTACGAAGAAGAACAAATTCTTGATTTATATCGCCAATGGATTCAAACTTATGCAGCGAAGCAAGAGATTCCAACTATTGATTTCTACTCCGCTATTACAAGTCCTAACACTCATAGAATTTGTGAAGAGTATGACGAAGATGGCTGTCATCCAAACCTATTTGGTCATAAAAAGATGGCGGAGGTTGCAGAGGTAGTTCTGCTAAAATTCTGCAAATCCATATAG
- a CDS encoding ATP-binding protein, which produces MLRKIVHIHEDLCNGCELCVQACHEGAIQMVNGKAKLLHDRYCDGLGDCLPACPTNAIEIIEREAVDYDESAVVELLTSLGREIPEAMLENHNKHQAQSTSHAQPAAPSFGGCPGMQAKKLANTTSDNSATHATDTKQRPSELRQWPIQIKLINPAADYLVNAHLLVAADCVAFAYGDFHKDFMKDKVTMIGCPKLDDNQFYTEKFTHMFSTGSIQSVTVVRMEVPCCGGIVGAVQQALQQSGKNIPYHEAIISVDGQLRR; this is translated from the coding sequence ATGTTAAGAAAAATCGTTCATATACATGAAGACTTATGCAATGGTTGTGAATTATGTGTACAGGCTTGTCATGAAGGTGCCATTCAAATGGTCAACGGGAAAGCTAAATTATTACATGACCGCTATTGTGATGGCTTAGGAGATTGTTTACCAGCCTGTCCTACGAACGCAATTGAAATTATCGAAAGAGAAGCAGTTGATTATGATGAATCAGCTGTTGTCGAATTATTAACTTCTCTAGGGAGAGAAATTCCTGAAGCTATGCTAGAGAATCATAACAAACATCAGGCACAAAGCACTTCTCATGCACAACCTGCTGCTCCTAGCTTTGGCGGTTGTCCGGGAATGCAAGCGAAAAAGCTGGCTAATACTACGAGTGACAATAGTGCTACTCATGCAACAGATACAAAACAAAGACCATCTGAATTACGTCAGTGGCCGATTCAAATTAAGTTAATCAATCCTGCTGCGGATTATTTAGTCAATGCACATCTACTAGTAGCAGCTGACTGTGTAGCTTTTGCTTACGGCGATTTCCATAAAGACTTTATGAAAGACAAAGTCACTATGATTGGCTGTCCTAAACTAGATGACAATCAGTTTTACACAGAAAAGTTCACCCATATGTTCTCTACCGGCTCCATCCAAAGTGTCACCGTCGTACGAATGGAAGTCCCGTGCTGTGGTGGTATCGTAGGTGCAGTACAACAAGCGTTACAGCAATCAGGTAAGAATATTCCGTATCATGAAGCAATCATTAGTGTCGATGGACAACTCAGAAGATAA